Proteins encoded together in one Calditrichota bacterium window:
- a CDS encoding CPBP family intramembrane metalloprotease, which yields MSRIQTVFLKELRDLYRDRRTLMVTVVLPLLMYPIIFLAILQITLLQAGKLKEQVGVVALLTPESLPGDFFPADSSSQLLELADSTEWKEKLKSGEVDAALSLSSGFADSLLAGNAANITIHYLSSKDFSDQVRRRLEKLADRYQNKIVDTRLESIGIDTSFIHPVAFESVDEASQQEQAGSAMGRFLGYLLILTTLSGAFYAAIDLTAGEKERGTLETLLVSPASRKELVYGKFFATLVAAMITAVLNLLSMGFTTLYAVRMLDSSEMAGMSISFSSLVLVLLTLIPLAVLFAGVTLALAVTARNYKEGQGLLTPLMMMSILPAMVSMVPGIELTPLLAVIPIANVSLLVRALLSGNTPWLEMAITLVSTAALAVLALRWVTIQFNRESVLFRHAEDVKWSPFTKPIRESGKVLTPAAVAVLSAVAVIVVGGAGTFAKPETPFQGILIVQAALAGLAALWVYRGGYDPVPAFGWRRPAFLSYPGVLLTVAGGWILTIELATLQHQFFPFPEDLIKQFSDLFSGLENIPVWQAVLLIAVLPAVVEEHLCRGLMLRGLQRPMGMWPAIIAVALIFAFLHLNPYRLLPTFSLGILLGYIAVRTNSIFPAIFGHFLNNAASALVFRYADWFDSLGWMSEDSAMWVPWPWLLVGVALMFSGLVLIPKAKSHEIETSPAGS from the coding sequence ATGTCCCGTATCCAGACAGTCTTTCTAAAAGAGCTCCGCGACCTCTATCGTGACCGCCGTACGTTGATGGTAACGGTGGTTTTGCCGCTCCTCATGTATCCGATCATCTTTCTTGCTATTCTGCAAATTACTCTTTTGCAGGCCGGAAAGCTCAAGGAACAGGTAGGAGTTGTGGCCCTCCTCACACCAGAATCGTTGCCCGGAGACTTTTTTCCGGCTGATTCTTCTTCCCAGCTACTTGAGCTCGCAGATTCCACGGAGTGGAAAGAGAAGCTAAAGAGTGGGGAGGTTGACGCGGCTCTAAGCCTGTCTTCGGGATTTGCCGATAGCCTGTTGGCAGGAAATGCGGCGAATATCACGATTCACTACTTAAGTAGCAAGGATTTTTCAGATCAAGTCCGGCGCAGGTTGGAGAAGTTGGCGGACAGATACCAGAACAAGATTGTCGACACTCGGCTTGAGTCAATTGGAATCGACACGTCGTTCATTCATCCTGTTGCCTTCGAATCCGTAGACGAGGCCTCGCAGCAGGAACAGGCCGGGTCAGCGATGGGGCGGTTTCTCGGATATTTGCTGATTCTTACGACGTTGTCGGGAGCCTTTTATGCCGCGATAGATCTGACTGCCGGAGAAAAGGAACGCGGAACACTCGAGACGCTGTTAGTGAGTCCTGCGTCACGGAAAGAACTCGTTTACGGGAAGTTTTTTGCTACACTCGTAGCGGCAATGATCACCGCGGTGTTGAACCTGTTGAGCATGGGATTCACGACACTCTATGCCGTCCGGATGCTGGACAGCTCCGAAATGGCAGGGATGTCCATTTCATTTTCGTCGCTGGTATTGGTGCTTCTCACATTGATTCCACTTGCCGTCCTGTTTGCAGGAGTGACGCTCGCATTGGCCGTCACGGCGCGCAACTACAAAGAGGGCCAAGGGCTGCTCACACCACTTATGATGATGAGCATTTTGCCTGCGATGGTCTCGATGGTTCCCGGAATCGAGTTGACACCCTTGCTCGCCGTAATACCGATAGCAAATGTATCGCTCCTCGTGCGTGCGCTGCTTTCCGGCAATACCCCCTGGCTTGAAATGGCAATTACTTTGGTTAGCACAGCAGCACTGGCAGTGCTTGCACTGCGTTGGGTGACAATTCAGTTTAATCGGGAAAGTGTGCTGTTCCGGCACGCCGAAGATGTGAAATGGTCGCCTTTCACAAAACCAATTCGAGAGTCTGGCAAAGTTCTGACGCCTGCTGCAGTCGCGGTGCTCAGTGCCGTCGCCGTGATTGTGGTTGGCGGCGCGGGGACATTTGCCAAGCCGGAAACGCCGTTCCAAGGTATCTTGATCGTGCAGGCGGCATTGGCGGGGCTTGCAGCGCTGTGGGTTTATCGAGGAGGGTATGATCCTGTTCCCGCGTTTGGTTGGCGCCGTCCTGCTTTCCTGAGTTACCCTGGCGTCCTGCTGACGGTTGCGGGAGGATGGATATTAACGATTGAGTTGGCTACCCTCCAGCATCAGTTCTTTCCATTTCCGGAAGACCTGATCAAGCAGTTCTCCGATCTGTTTTCCGGGCTTGAGAATATTCCAGTGTGGCAGGCAGTTCTATTGATAGCCGTTTTGCCGGCGGTGGTTGAGGAACATCTTTGCCGCGGCTTGATGTTGCGCGGGCTTCAAAGGCCTATGGGAATGTGGCCGGCAATAATCGCCGTCGCATTGATTTTTGCTTTTTTGCACTTGAATCCGTACCGGCTTTTGCCGACATTTTCCCTGGGCATCTTGCTCGGTTATATCGCAGTGCGTACGAATTCGATATTTCCTGCAATATTCGGCCATTTCTTGAACAATGCGGCCAGTGCCTTAGTCTTTAGATACGCCGATTGGTTTGATTCGCTGGGCTGGATGAGTGAGGATTCGGCGATGTGGGTTCCGTGGCCGTGGCTGCTTGTTGGAGTCGCACTCATGTTCTCTGGCTTGGTTTTGATTCCAAAAGCCAAGTCACATGAAATCGAGACCTCACCGGCAGGAAGTTAG
- a CDS encoding MFS transporter, which translates to MLAVIDRLVPKGVRSLWAAANISLIGDSLHDIAILWLIYDLTGSSTATGLLGVARYLPSILLGVFAGAWVDRVSRKSVMLWSDAIRAVLVGSIAALTFAHLVSGTNLYLLAFAISLCTVFFNPARDAILPQLVPKAQLMQATSVLQSSLGFAYFLGPLLAALILPIVGLAGLFTADAATYLLSFLLILLVRQNTVQREVDIATPLQMVAEGLRFARRSSFIFPLLWVTAVDNLFIMGLAIVGAPIYVRIHLGLGADAYAILQSCFALGIIVGSLFMHRFGNMLPRGKTLLWALVYDGVTFIPFYFTHTLWSTGVWWFLHSIGIPFILIPRTSIVQTEVPHELQGRVFSLVHLTVVGLTAISSGLAGVLLEVFTPGQVYIGMGSAAAIVGTIAFAFRGLRDLR; encoded by the coding sequence ATGTTGGCGGTAATTGACCGGTTAGTTCCCAAAGGTGTCCGGTCACTTTGGGCGGCGGCGAACATATCTCTTATTGGAGACTCGCTGCACGATATCGCCATTCTGTGGCTAATCTACGATTTGACCGGTTCATCGACGGCAACCGGTTTGCTCGGTGTCGCGCGCTATCTCCCCTCCATCCTGCTTGGAGTTTTTGCCGGAGCTTGGGTGGATCGCGTATCGCGCAAGAGTGTCATGCTTTGGAGCGATGCAATTAGAGCAGTTCTCGTGGGGAGCATCGCCGCGTTAACTTTTGCACACTTGGTCTCCGGTACAAACCTCTATCTTCTTGCCTTTGCTATTTCGCTGTGCACAGTCTTTTTTAATCCGGCCCGCGATGCGATTCTCCCGCAGCTTGTGCCAAAAGCCCAGCTCATGCAAGCGACGTCCGTGCTGCAGAGCAGTTTGGGCTTCGCCTATTTTCTTGGACCGCTGCTCGCCGCGCTAATTCTTCCTATCGTCGGACTTGCGGGGTTGTTTACGGCAGATGCCGCAACCTATTTACTCTCGTTTCTCTTGATACTGTTGGTTCGGCAAAACACCGTTCAACGAGAGGTTGATATCGCCACTCCGCTGCAGATGGTTGCTGAAGGACTGCGCTTCGCCAGAAGAAGTTCATTCATATTCCCTCTGTTGTGGGTAACAGCTGTAGATAATCTCTTCATCATGGGATTGGCAATCGTCGGCGCGCCAATCTACGTGCGCATTCATCTGGGACTCGGAGCAGACGCTTACGCAATTCTCCAAAGCTGTTTCGCGCTCGGAATTATCGTGGGCAGCCTCTTCATGCACCGATTCGGAAACATGCTTCCGCGAGGTAAGACTTTGCTATGGGCGTTGGTGTATGACGGGGTGACTTTTATACCGTTCTACTTCACGCACACATTGTGGAGCACGGGTGTCTGGTGGTTTCTGCACAGCATTGGAATCCCGTTCATACTTATCCCTCGTACATCCATCGTTCAGACTGAGGTTCCTCACGAGCTGCAGGGCCGTGTCTTCAGTTTGGTGCATTTGACCGTTGTGGGCTTGACGGCCATCTCGTCAGGTCTTGCGGGGGTCTTGCTGGAGGTCTTCACACCTGGACAGGTATACATTGGAATGGGATCGGCCGCAGCAATTGTCGGGACGATTGCGTTTGCATTTCGCGGATTGCGTGACTTGAGATAG
- a CDS encoding PDZ domain-containing protein: protein MSTRALSLSLIAALVAFSVAFAGEKSAPTKAPNVVVLAKSSAKTESGAFLGIVPEEVTSDVALDYGVAAGQGVLVEETVSGSPADEAGIRTNDVITMMNGARLTGPSELRVQLDKFKAGDKVTISYMRGGKERSAEVTLADRKDDGVFQWSWNGDLPDVPDVDHMKIMKEWTNKAHRSAAFAGIVTQELSEGLKKYFKVEGGALISEVVENSPAEKAGLKAGDVILKIGTESVDDQGDVSDVIRDRKPDETVDFHVMRDGKTMVIPVTLTNRKDFYGDASDDENYFGLDDTDAAEIEEEMAKLQDELRGLGVELESLPDVNVDMKIDSDPPRVFIGSGEARAISSDRDWWNWSFQELRERVKVGVEELRKDLEILKSELKQLKSELKSSMSFWRDMTLDVTSQA, encoded by the coding sequence ATGTCTACTCGCGCACTCAGTCTTTCGCTGATAGCCGCGCTCGTGGCTTTTTCCGTAGCATTTGCCGGTGAGAAGTCTGCGCCAACCAAGGCCCCCAATGTTGTTGTTTTAGCCAAGTCGTCAGCCAAAACAGAATCGGGTGCATTTCTCGGTATTGTACCGGAAGAAGTCACATCAGACGTGGCGTTGGACTATGGCGTTGCGGCTGGGCAAGGTGTTCTCGTGGAAGAAACCGTAAGCGGATCTCCCGCTGACGAGGCCGGAATCAGGACAAACGACGTCATCACGATGATGAATGGTGCTCGTTTGACCGGACCGTCTGAACTTCGCGTTCAGCTTGACAAATTTAAGGCAGGCGACAAGGTAACCATCAGCTACATGCGGGGCGGTAAAGAACGTTCTGCCGAAGTTACCCTTGCGGATCGTAAGGATGACGGAGTTTTCCAATGGTCGTGGAACGGTGATCTGCCGGATGTTCCGGATGTTGATCACATGAAGATTATGAAGGAATGGACGAACAAGGCCCACAGATCGGCGGCCTTTGCAGGTATCGTTACTCAAGAGCTTTCTGAGGGGCTTAAGAAGTACTTCAAAGTTGAAGGCGGCGCGTTGATATCTGAGGTAGTAGAAAACTCGCCGGCAGAAAAAGCGGGTCTTAAGGCGGGTGACGTAATCTTGAAAATTGGCACCGAATCTGTCGATGATCAAGGTGACGTGTCAGACGTTATTCGCGACCGGAAGCCCGACGAAACAGTGGATTTCCACGTCATGCGTGACGGCAAGACGATGGTTATTCCTGTTACGTTGACCAATCGCAAGGACTTTTACGGCGACGCTTCTGATGACGAAAACTACTTTGGCTTGGACGATACAGACGCCGCGGAAATCGAAGAAGAGATGGCCAAGCTGCAGGATGAACTTCGCGGGCTTGGCGTGGAGCTTGAGTCCCTTCCCGATGTCAACGTCGATATGAAGATTGACAGCGACCCGCCGAGAGTCTTCATTGGTTCTGGCGAAGCGCGGGCGATCAGCTCCGATCGGGATTGGTGGAACTGGAGTTTTCAGGAGCTGCGTGAGCGCGTCAAAGTTGGGGTCGAAGAGTTGAGAAAAGATCTCGAAATCTTGAAGTCCGAACTTAAGCAGTTGAAGTCAGAATTGAAGAGCAGCATGTCTTTCTGGCGGGACATGACTTTAGATGTCACATCGCAGGCTTAG
- a CDS encoding NUDIX hydrolase, whose product MNDSVLCPNCGAAVATYRNPLPTADIVAIRNNEVLLIRRRNPPEGWALPGGFVEYGETAEAAAIRELREETGLLATNLRLVGVYSDPNRDRRFHTFGVAYAADTSGEIVPGDDASEARWFPLEQLPKPIAFDHRLIIADAIGR is encoded by the coding sequence ATGAATGACTCGGTACTTTGTCCGAATTGCGGTGCGGCAGTTGCCACTTATCGGAATCCACTGCCTACGGCTGACATCGTCGCCATCAGAAACAATGAAGTTCTACTCATCCGGCGCCGCAATCCGCCGGAAGGGTGGGCGCTTCCGGGGGGATTTGTCGAGTACGGAGAAACAGCGGAGGCGGCCGCAATCCGAGAGCTTAGGGAGGAAACAGGGCTTCTGGCGACCAACTTGCGGCTGGTCGGAGTCTACTCCGACCCTAATCGAGACCGAAGATTTCACACCTTCGGCGTTGCCTATGCGGCTGACACTTCAGGAGAAATCGTGCCTGGCGACGACGCAAGCGAGGCCCGGTGGTTTCCCTTGGAACAACTTCCGAAGCCAATTGCTTTTGATCACCGTCTAATCATAGCGGACGCGATTGGTCGATAG
- a CDS encoding response regulator produces the protein MTDFTQILVVDDDPLVLSGFKEVLSRAGYSVEACTSGQEALDRLATSNYRIVLTDLFMPRVTGMDVLNAALAADPDCVVIVVTGFASVRGAVDALRRGAADYVIKPCDDNELLHRIRLGLERAEMRAELRAKELDSEKMKAIAQTAVTVNDQINTPLNVILNSAEYIRLTRLPDATDVRQSLDFIVQEVAKIKSVIQKLATIASPSSTREYSIGHYRMLDLDIPRAKAIPVPTAEARRQKILVVDDEQFMVHTLSKILEVLGYDVIAAFGGKEAFEKYTAEKIDLVVSDVHMPDMNGIELMTSIKSMNPEFPVILVTGYGVEDARKTAGEYHADGFLGKPFRIEELRQIIERTLPTNAAA, from the coding sequence ATGACTGATTTTACTCAAATTCTTGTTGTGGACGATGACCCGCTGGTTCTTTCTGGCTTCAAAGAAGTCTTGAGCCGAGCTGGCTATTCGGTGGAAGCGTGTACTTCTGGCCAAGAAGCCCTTGACAGACTGGCGACCTCGAATTACAGAATCGTTCTTACTGATCTGTTTATGCCGCGAGTGACCGGCATGGACGTATTGAACGCGGCGCTGGCAGCCGATCCCGATTGCGTTGTCATCGTGGTGACAGGTTTTGCCTCTGTGCGCGGTGCCGTGGATGCACTTCGGCGAGGCGCTGCGGACTACGTTATCAAGCCCTGCGATGACAATGAGCTGCTCCACCGCATCCGGCTTGGATTGGAACGCGCGGAAATGCGGGCAGAGCTTCGTGCCAAGGAACTCGACAGCGAGAAGATGAAGGCTATTGCACAAACTGCCGTGACCGTAAATGATCAAATCAATACTCCGCTTAATGTTATTTTGAATAGTGCGGAGTACATTAGGCTAACACGGCTCCCAGATGCGACGGATGTCCGGCAATCCTTAGACTTTATTGTTCAGGAGGTCGCGAAGATAAAGTCAGTCATTCAGAAACTTGCGACAATTGCGAGTCCTTCCAGCACACGTGAGTACTCGATCGGGCACTATCGCATGCTCGATTTAGACATTCCTCGGGCTAAAGCGATTCCCGTCCCGACCGCAGAAGCGCGACGCCAGAAGATTCTTGTGGTGGATGACGAGCAGTTTATGGTGCACACCTTGTCTAAGATTCTCGAGGTTTTGGGATACGATGTGATTGCTGCGTTTGGGGGCAAAGAAGCATTCGAGAAATACACTGCAGAAAAGATCGACTTGGTCGTAAGTGATGTGCATATGCCGGATATGAACGGTATTGAGCTGATGACCTCCATTAAGTCGATGAACCCGGAGTTCCCTGTAATCTTAGTCACGGGCTATGGTGTGGAAGACGCCCGCAAGACGGCAGGAGAGTACCACGCGGACGGATTTCTTGGAAAACCGTTCCGCATTGAAGAGCTGAGACAGATTATCGAACGAACCCTGCCAACAAACGCCGCGGCATAG
- a CDS encoding D-2-hydroxyacid dehydrogenase, with protein MKIVSFASQNPERQSELSGALHAIDAGIELKFAANEQEACELVEDADVLLVHKFTENLFLAAKRLRWVQITGAGVERSLFKDFVDSEITLTNSRGLHARPMAEWTLAALLYWAQDFASADKWRHDHEWKPRKKVMTENRVMLEGLNVLIVGFGEVGRGIAELLKSFGMFVEGVATHAREEIVSVYAMEQLEERLQEADVVVLTLPLTPTTRGLFNRRIFPLLKPGSVLVNVGRGALIDETDLIAALKAGKPAFAILDVFTEEPLPPDSKLYDVPNIFMTPHVSGNFPDYTKRYHEIFAENVARFRDGLPLRFVVDKKRGY; from the coding sequence GTGAAAATCGTATCCTTTGCCTCACAGAATCCAGAGCGTCAGTCCGAACTGAGCGGTGCGCTGCATGCAATTGACGCTGGCATCGAACTCAAGTTTGCCGCCAATGAACAAGAAGCCTGCGAACTTGTCGAAGATGCGGACGTGCTTCTGGTGCATAAGTTTACAGAAAATCTTTTTCTTGCTGCCAAGAGACTGCGTTGGGTGCAGATTACAGGTGCAGGCGTCGAACGCAGTCTGTTCAAGGATTTTGTCGACAGCGAGATTACTCTCACAAATAGCAGGGGATTGCATGCGCGTCCAATGGCCGAGTGGACGCTCGCCGCGCTGCTCTATTGGGCGCAAGATTTCGCCAGTGCCGACAAATGGCGGCACGATCATGAATGGAAGCCTCGTAAGAAGGTCATGACGGAAAACCGCGTGATGCTTGAAGGGCTTAATGTACTGATAGTTGGATTCGGGGAAGTCGGAAGGGGCATTGCGGAGCTCTTAAAATCCTTCGGAATGTTCGTGGAGGGAGTTGCCACACATGCTCGGGAAGAAATCGTAAGCGTTTACGCGATGGAGCAGCTTGAAGAGCGGCTGCAGGAAGCGGACGTCGTGGTCTTAACTTTGCCACTCACTCCAACGACACGCGGGCTGTTTAACCGCCGGATTTTTCCTTTACTGAAGCCGGGAAGCGTGCTCGTTAACGTGGGGCGCGGCGCTCTAATCGATGAGACGGATTTGATAGCCGCTCTGAAAGCAGGAAAACCGGCCTTTGCAATTCTTGACGTATTTACAGAGGAACCTTTGCCGCCGGACTCAAAGTTGTATGACGTTCCCAATATTTTCATGACGCCGCACGTTTCCGGAAACTTTCCGGACTACACCAAACGATATCATGAGATTTTTGCCGAGAATGTCGCGCGCTTTCGAGACGGACTTCCACTGAGATTCGTAGTTGACAAAAAGCGCGGTTACTAA
- a CDS encoding DUF342 domain-containing protein: protein MLFPREKATLIPEQLRLIKSQLANSFGVPDFRLEYIGLYSKRTTSAGILVEMQIEKQDLPSGAMRVRLRPMTAADGSIISDMQVSVDLFPYDEYEHAISFKSVEDKLKAEGIDSSAVDWQRLRDLIEDCIVQQTPVYEEVVAQGKMPDVGIPSTLYYRWFPQSDPASASAWMGLRVVERGEELTELSIPVSGVHAGKNVLGRELSPRRGITTRLEAGPGVSLSSTGRKLVSRDTGVLVLKRNYHDRRQKDSPRETPTVLVAEIAKIRSVLSEKAQNERWEESLWVNGNLEDKTTLVVNGDCVVFGDIGDGCEIQVSGSLRVQGEVGESNIAVGMHACIHGKMKGTILQAGLAIQLIEEATDCTIFAREILADHLIGGTAEAYAPVASNNDLVRVNREKLLQEQRSAGEDALATLRRQITRLYEIFGSEIVHQVSSDSVQIHLLRWLRQQKSNGIRPYSHPQVQEFRTLLELAPMLRAQIASISSELRATNNETR from the coding sequence ATGCTTTTCCCTCGGGAAAAGGCAACGTTGATTCCAGAGCAGCTTCGCCTGATCAAATCGCAGCTTGCTAATAGTTTTGGCGTGCCGGATTTTCGTTTGGAGTACATTGGGCTGTATTCGAAACGTACTACGTCCGCCGGGATATTGGTTGAGATGCAGATCGAGAAGCAGGATCTTCCCTCTGGTGCGATGCGAGTCCGGCTGCGTCCGATGACCGCGGCAGACGGGTCAATAATCTCGGACATGCAAGTCTCAGTCGATCTCTTTCCTTACGACGAGTACGAACACGCAATCTCCTTCAAGTCAGTCGAAGACAAGCTGAAAGCCGAAGGTATTGACAGTTCGGCGGTCGACTGGCAGAGGCTGCGAGACTTGATTGAGGACTGCATCGTCCAGCAGACACCAGTTTACGAAGAAGTCGTCGCTCAAGGAAAGATGCCCGACGTCGGCATTCCATCCACACTTTACTACAGGTGGTTTCCGCAGAGTGACCCGGCCAGCGCATCGGCGTGGATGGGCCTTAGAGTCGTTGAACGCGGCGAAGAATTAACCGAACTCAGTATTCCCGTGTCCGGCGTGCACGCGGGGAAAAACGTATTGGGAAGGGAACTGTCGCCGCGCCGCGGCATCACCACAAGGCTTGAGGCGGGACCCGGCGTGTCCCTTAGTTCGACTGGACGAAAGCTGGTATCGCGAGACACCGGCGTCTTGGTGCTCAAGCGAAACTACCATGACAGGCGGCAAAAGGACTCCCCTCGTGAAACTCCTACCGTCTTGGTCGCCGAAATTGCCAAGATCCGCAGCGTACTGTCCGAGAAAGCGCAAAATGAACGATGGGAAGAGTCGCTTTGGGTGAATGGGAATCTCGAAGACAAGACCACTCTGGTTGTAAACGGCGATTGCGTGGTTTTTGGTGATATCGGGGACGGCTGCGAGATCCAAGTTTCAGGGAGTTTGCGTGTGCAAGGCGAAGTCGGCGAGTCAAACATTGCCGTGGGGATGCACGCATGCATTCATGGCAAAATGAAGGGAACGATTCTGCAGGCGGGGCTCGCGATTCAGCTCATCGAAGAAGCAACCGATTGTACGATCTTTGCGCGCGAGATATTGGCCGACCACCTCATTGGTGGAACGGCAGAAGCATATGCGCCGGTCGCTTCAAACAACGATCTCGTCCGAGTGAACCGCGAGAAGCTCCTTCAAGAGCAGCGTTCTGCAGGAGAGGACGCCTTGGCCACTTTGCGCCGCCAAATCACCCGACTCTACGAAATCTTCGGCTCGGAAATAGTCCACCAAGTCAGCTCAGATTCCGTCCAAATACACCTCCTCCGCTGGCTCAGACAGCAGAAATCGAACGGAATTCGACCCTACTCGCACCCTCAAGTGCAGGAATTCAGGACGCTTCTCGAGCTTGCCCCAATGCTTCGCGCCCAGATAGCATCCATCTCCAGCGAATTACGGGCAACGAACAATGAAACACGTTAG